The region AATTGAAATGGGAGCAACTTATGGATGGCATAAATATGTAGGCTTTGATGGAGTTGTCATGGGAATTGATCGTTTTGGAGCTTCTGCACCAGCTAATAAAGTTATTGAAGCTTATGGATTTACAGCAGAAAATGTTGTGTCATTATTCAAAGAAATGGCGTAATTTTTAAATTTAAATAAAAAGGGAAAGTTTTGGTCAAAGCCAAGCTTTCTTTTTTTTTGTTCAGAGTGAAATTTAGGTTAAAAACACATATAAAAGAATATGAAAATTTGTTATAATTAGGTAAAACTTTTGGGGAGGATGAGGGATGAGTCTTACACTAGAGGTGCAAATTTCCATTATTTTGATGATGAGTCTTTTTTTTATACTGATTACACTCATGAATCAAATTAAAGAACGTGAATCACTTAAGCAGTTAATAATTGTTCAATCTAAAATAATACTAGGAATCGGCTTGTTTTTAATGAGTTTAGTCTTTTTAAATAGTTATTATTATTTGATTTCTTCAGTGATTTGCTATGTTTTGAAAATATCACCCGTTTATATGAGTTCCGCTTCATTTGAAACAGTTTTAATCGAGAAATGGTTTGTGATTATATGTACGGTTTTAATGGCCTTTGTCACCAATGTAGCATTAGCTTATTATACAAGGTTTAAACATTTATTTATTGCACCATTTGAAATGATTATATTCACGACTGTGATGATGACTCTTTTACAACAAAGTTCACTCTCAATTTCGAGCCAAATTATGATGATGGCAGTAGTATTAGGAATGGTCATGAGTATAGCACCTTCAATCACCTCAAAGCTTTGTAAAGGGGAATTAGAAGGTCGTACAACACTTGGGTTATTTCATTACCTAGATAACTGGCTCTGTATTGGGGCAGGAAATTTATTTGGTAAGTGTCATTTATCAACTGAGGCCTTTGTTGAAAACTCAAATTTTAAACGAATACTTAAAAAAGGATTTAGTGGCGTGACGTGCTGTTTAATCATAACAACAGTTTTATTAACTTTTATCGCCTATTTTCAAGGCTATCATGAACAGACAAGATTAGTGATTTTGAATCAATTGATTGTTGAAGGTATTGGGTTGCAAGTGATTAATGTTTTAATTCTTTTAATGGGAATCGGCTGTTTTTATGGGTTTTATCGATTAATCATCAGTGTATATCCCGTTTATTTATCCTTTTTTGAAAAAATAATTCCAACTGCCTATTTTGCAACGGATTGGATTTATCAACTTCAACATTGTCGGTATGTTGGGTTAATTGGGTTTATTAGTAGTTATGTGGCTGCGCTTGTCACCTTAATGTATCTGAGTTTTTATCAAGTAACTGAGATTGTGATTCCAGAGTTAGTGTCTATTGGATTGATTGGAGTTTTAGTTAGTAAAATGGCAAATCAGGTAAATGGAGTTAAAGGGACACTGATTGCTTCATTTATGAATGGAATTTTATTAACCGTTATCCCAACGCTTTCATTACATTTTTTAAAAGCGCTACAATTAGAAGGAAGTTTTAGGTCACTAGACACGTTCTTTATTTCACAATTACTTGACAGATTGTTCATATTCTAGTATAAATTGAATATAGTATTGGACTATTCAATTGTAAAAATGTTTGGAGGAAGTAATATGTTATATACTAACTGGGTATTCTGGGTTTGGATTATTGTAGCTATTTTAATTGGTGCAATTATTGGATTCTTTGTTGCTCAAAAACAATTAAAAAAATATTTACAAAAAAACCCACCTATTAATGAAGAGGTTGTTCGTACAATGATGATGCAAATGGGACGTACACCATCTCAAAAACAAATTAATCAAGTGATGAAATCAATTAATCAAAATATGAAATAAAACAAAAAGCGTATGAAAACATACGCTTTTTATGATGATAAATGTAAGAAAAGACGCCTTTCAGGGCGTCTTTTTAAAATTAAAATTGTTGTTTAGAACACATGTATTCATTTACAACTAAATCTAATTCTTGACTTTTTGCTACTGTCAATTCATGTACCATTCCAAATGTTTTTACGAGTTCGTGTAATTCAGCCTTAATGGTTGTAATACGATTATAAATGTCTTTAGAATTATTGAAATTCATCGGTTCTGAACATGAAATAGTTTTCAAGATGATTCCCCCCAGGTATTTTTGAATATAATGTAATAGTGTTTAAAATGAGACTTTATTTTCAGTTCCATTTAAAATGCGTTTATAGTTCGGGATGTGCTTAATAATAATCATTGCAGCAAATAAGGTAAACATAATTTTGGCTGTTAAGTCATAATGTCCAAACCAAACAATTAATACTGCGGCAATTGAGATAATAGTTGAAGATAAAGAGACCATTTTCCATATCTTTAATGAAATGACAAAGATAATAAAGAGTGTGATAAATAAAAGAGGTGAATAGAATAAAATGATTCCTGCACTTGTTGCAACAGCTTTTCCACCTTTGAAGTTAGCAAAAATAGGGTAAATATGTCCGATTAAAGCAAACATCGAAATAATTAAGGGATGGATCGTAGCTCCTAAGTACATGGCTGCTAAAACAGCTAACCCACCTTTTAACACATCAAGAATAAAGACAATGGTCCCCCCTTTTTTTCCAAGAACTCGGAAGGCATTCGTTGACCCTAGGTTACCAGAACCATATTGACGAATATCTTTTTGATAAAATGTTTTTCCAATTACAAGCGCTGAAGGAAATGATCCTAGCAAGTAAGCGGCAATAATTAGTATGAAGTTAATCATTTAAATCCTCCTTTTTTGCAGAATTATTATAGCATAGACTCCGATAATATTAGTGAAATTTACAAAAAAAATATAAAAAACTTCTTTTTCGACATATTTCACGCTATAATTCATACTTTAATTAA is a window of Turicibacter sanguinis DNA encoding:
- a CDS encoding PTS transporter subunit IIC; its protein translation is MSLTLEVQISIILMMSLFFILITLMNQIKERESLKQLIIVQSKIILGIGLFLMSLVFLNSYYYLISSVICYVLKISPVYMSSASFETVLIEKWFVIICTVLMAFVTNVALAYYTRFKHLFIAPFEMIIFTTVMMTLLQQSSLSISSQIMMMAVVLGMVMSIAPSITSKLCKGELEGRTTLGLFHYLDNWLCIGAGNLFGKCHLSTEAFVENSNFKRILKKGFSGVTCCLIITTVLLTFIAYFQGYHEQTRLVILNQLIVEGIGLQVINVLILLMGIGCFYGFYRLIISVYPVYLSFFEKIIPTAYFATDWIYQLQHCRYVGLIGFISSYVAALVTLMYLSFYQVTEIVIPELVSIGLIGVLVSKMANQVNGVKGTLIASFMNGILLTVIPTLSLHFLKALQLEGSFRSLDTFFISQLLDRLFIF
- a CDS encoding aspartyl-phosphate phosphatase Spo0E family protein, which translates into the protein MKTISCSEPMNFNNSKDIYNRITTIKAELHELVKTFGMVHELTVAKSQELDLVVNEYMCSKQQF
- a CDS encoding YneF family protein: MLYTNWVFWVWIIVAILIGAIIGFFVAQKQLKKYLQKNPPINEEVVRTMMMQMGRTPSQKQINQVMKSINQNMK
- the plsY gene encoding glycerol-3-phosphate 1-O-acyltransferase PlsY — protein: MINFILIIAAYLLGSFPSALVIGKTFYQKDIRQYGSGNLGSTNAFRVLGKKGGTIVFILDVLKGGLAVLAAMYLGATIHPLIISMFALIGHIYPIFANFKGGKAVATSAGIILFYSPLLFITLFIIFVISLKIWKMVSLSSTIISIAAVLIVWFGHYDLTAKIMFTLFAAMIIIKHIPNYKRILNGTENKVSF